In Morganella morganii, the following are encoded in one genomic region:
- the yjgA gene encoding ribosome biogenesis factor YjgA: protein MAKQPEDWFEEPDALPQEEEDDEIIWVSKSEIKRDAEVLKKLGAELVALSKTQLERIPLDEQLLEAILLAQKIKREGLRRQLQLIGKLLRARDPEPITTALDKLKNRHNQQVVLLHKLEDLRERLVTGDDTVTEEAVALFPHLDRQQLRALIRNAKKEREGNKPPKAYRQLFQYLKELAESA from the coding sequence CTCAGGAGGAAGAGGATGACGAGATAATCTGGGTCAGCAAAAGCGAAATTAAACGCGATGCTGAAGTCCTGAAAAAACTCGGCGCTGAACTGGTTGCACTGAGCAAAACCCAGCTGGAACGTATTCCGCTGGATGAACAACTGCTCGAAGCCATCCTGCTTGCACAAAAAATCAAGCGCGAAGGTCTGCGCCGTCAGTTACAGCTCATCGGTAAACTGCTGCGGGCCCGTGACCCGGAGCCGATTACCACGGCACTCGACAAACTGAAAAACCGCCATAACCAGCAGGTTGTCCTGCTGCATAAACTCGAAGATCTGCGCGAACGCCTGGTCACCGGTGATGACACCGTGACGGAAGAAGCCGTTGCGCTGTTCCCGCACCTTGATCGCCAGCAGCTGCGTGCGCTTATCCGTAATGCGAAAAAAGAGCGCGAAGGCAATAAACCGCCGAAAGCTTACCGCCAGCTGTTCCAGTATCTGAAAGAACTGGCAGAAAGCGCTTAA